The genomic DNA TTAGATCAAAAGCAATATCTTTTACTAATTTTAAAGTTTTCTCAAATTCTTCATCCGTTTCAGTAGGGAACCCCACAATAAAATCAGAACTTAGACATAAATCAGGTCGAATTTTCCTTAACTTCCTAATGATAGACTTATATTCTAATGCTGTATAACCTCTTTTCATGGCAGTCAAAACTCTGTCTGAACCACTTTGAATAGGTAAATGTAAATGTGAAACCAATTTGGGTAAATCACGATAGCATTCAATAATAGCATCAGAAAATTCTCTTGGATGACTAGTTGTAAATCTTATTCTTTGAATCTCAGGAATTGCATGCACTATTCTTAATAAAGATGCAAAATCACAAAGGGTGCCATCGCTCACTTTACCTCGATAGGCATTGACATTTTGTCCTAATAAATTAATTTCCTTGACTCCCTGATCTACTAATTCCATAATCTCAGTTAAAACATCATCTAGAGGCCTAGAAAATTCCTCCCCCCTAGTATAGGGAACTACACAGAAACTACAATATTTAGAACATCCTTCCATAATAGAAATAAAAGCGCTTCCACCTTTCACTTCAGCTGGAGGTAAATGATCAAATTTTTCAATCTCTGGGAAAGTAATATCAACTTGTGACATTCCAGTTTTACGTTTTTGATCTATTAATTGCGGTAAACGATGTAATGTTTGAGGTCCAAAAACAATATCAACATAAGGTGCTCGTTTAACAATTTTTTCACCCTCTTGAGAGGCAACACAACCACCTACCCCTATGATCAAATTTTGATTATTATCTTTTAAATGTTTGACCCTGCCTAAATCAGAAAAAACTTTCTCTTGAGCTTTCTCTCGAACACTACATGTATTAAAAAGAATGATATCTGCTTCTTCTGGCTTATCTGTCTTTTGACACTCTTCATTATCCGCTAGAACAGAAACCATCTTATCGGAATCATATTCATTCATCTGGCAACCAAAAGTTCGTATATATACTTTTTTCATTTTATTTCCTAGGCACTTTCATTTTAAAATACAAAAGCCAACTTATATCAGTTGGCTTGTTTTAAAAACTAGTTCATTAAATTCTATTATTCAGCAGACTCGACTTTTTCTGAAAGAGCCTCTTGTATTTGACTTAAGGCTTTTTTCTTTGGCTCTAATTTAGATTCTTCTACCTTATCTACAGCCAATTCCACTAACTGAACCAATGCTAAAGGTGCATTATCCCCATCTCGATAACCATATTTTAATATCCTAACATAACCACCACTTCGGTTACTAAAACGAGGACCTAACTCATCAAATAACTTTACCACCACATCACGATCACGTGTACGACTAAAAGCTAAACGACGGTTAGCTAAACTT from Neisseriaceae bacterium includes the following:
- the miaB gene encoding tRNA (N6-isopentenyl adenosine(37)-C2)-methylthiotransferase MiaB, whose amino-acid sequence is MKKVYIRTFGCQMNEYDSDKMVSVLADNEECQKTDKPEEADIILFNTCSVREKAQEKVFSDLGRVKHLKDNNQNLIIGVGGCVASQEGEKIVKRAPYVDIVFGPQTLHRLPQLIDQKRKTGMSQVDITFPEIEKFDHLPPAEVKGGSAFISIMEGCSKYCSFCVVPYTRGEEFSRPLDDVLTEIMELVDQGVKEINLLGQNVNAYRGKVSDGTLCDFASLLRIVHAIPEIQRIRFTTSHPREFSDAIIECYRDLPKLVSHLHLPIQSGSDRVLTAMKRGYTALEYKSIIRKLRKIRPDLCLSSDFIVGFPTETDEEFEKTLKLVKDIAFDLSFVFIYSPRPGTPAADLPDITPYEVKVRRLEQLNRLIESETLRINQRMLGTVQCCLVEGISKKDPNQLQARTANNRVVNFNGNIDLLNQMVNIKISEVYTFSLKGELVDG
- the rplQ gene encoding 50S ribosomal protein L17 translates to MRHRNSNRKLNRTSSHRIAMLRNMTNSLLTEETIVTTLPKAKELRRVAEPLITLGKKPSLANRRLAFSRTRDRDVVVKLFDELGPRFSNRSGGYVRILKYGYRDGDNAPLALVQLVELAVDKVEESKLEPKKKALSQIQEALSEKVESAE